The Flavobacterium piscisymbiosum genome includes a region encoding these proteins:
- a CDS encoding GNAT family N-acetyltransferase gives MSFTDLKIDRIEDVLPKEFYNLVNKNSNHIGKTFPLTLANSDSLKKAEDFLEVTRNKEKTKEGFYFYARDIQTNNLIGYLCVKTIDYRISKCELGYFVDEDYQGKGITSKMVVDALEFCFNELKMNKVFICTSEINLASQRIALKHNFKQEGILRDEFRNGDGELQNTVYFGLLKSEYNKT, from the coding sequence ATGAGTTTTACAGATTTGAAAATAGACCGAATTGAAGATGTTTTGCCTAAAGAATTTTACAATTTAGTAAATAAAAACAGTAATCATATTGGAAAAACTTTCCCGCTAACTCTGGCCAATTCCGATTCATTAAAAAAAGCAGAAGATTTTCTGGAAGTCACTCGTAATAAAGAAAAAACCAAGGAAGGTTTTTATTTTTACGCAAGAGATATCCAAACCAACAATTTAATTGGTTATTTGTGTGTAAAAACCATTGATTACCGCATTTCGAAATGTGAATTAGGTTATTTTGTTGATGAAGATTATCAGGGAAAAGGAATTACATCAAAAATGGTTGTGGATGCACTTGAATTTTGTTTCAACGAATTGAAGATGAACAAGGTTTTCATCTGTACTTCAGAAATTAATTTAGCAAGCCAACGAATTGCATTAAAACATAATTTTAAACAAGAAGGAATTTTGCGGGACGAATTTAGAAATGGTGACGGCGAACTGCAGAATACTGTTTATTTCGGATTGCTTAAATCAGAATATAATAAAACATAG
- a CDS encoding fructose bisphosphate aldolase yields MKNRERYIAQLNRMHSGKGFIAALDQSGGSTPKALAQYGVQESSFTNDDEMYTLVHEMRTRIIKSPAFDREYILGAILFENTMDRKIDEQWTADYLWEKKNIVPFLKVDKGLADLVNGVQLMKPIANLDELLTRAVEKNVFGTKMRSVIKEANAAGIREVVEQQFAVGLQIFGKGLIPIIEPEVDIYSADKEKSEEILKEEIKKQLNLLGKEVKVMLKLSLPTVNDFYKELMSDPHVVRVVALSGGYGQDEANDKLSQNHGLIASFSRALSEGLSAGQSDADFNTKLGKTIKEIYAASIT; encoded by the coding sequence ATGAAAAATAGAGAACGATACATAGCACAACTAAACCGTATGCATTCCGGAAAAGGATTTATAGCCGCACTGGATCAAAGTGGCGGAAGCACTCCAAAAGCCTTAGCACAATACGGTGTACAGGAAAGCAGTTTTACAAACGACGACGAAATGTATACTCTTGTACATGAAATGAGAACCCGAATTATAAAAAGTCCTGCCTTTGATCGCGAATATATTCTGGGCGCTATTTTGTTCGAAAATACTATGGATCGTAAAATCGACGAACAATGGACAGCCGACTATTTGTGGGAGAAAAAAAACATAGTTCCGTTTTTAAAAGTCGATAAAGGACTTGCCGACCTTGTAAATGGCGTACAATTGATGAAGCCTATTGCTAATTTAGATGAATTGCTGACTCGTGCTGTAGAAAAAAATGTTTTTGGCACTAAGATGCGTTCTGTAATTAAAGAAGCCAATGCAGCTGGAATTCGTGAAGTAGTCGAACAACAATTTGCGGTAGGTTTACAAATTTTCGGAAAAGGACTTATCCCGATTATCGAACCTGAAGTAGATATTTACAGCGCTGATAAAGAAAAATCTGAAGAAATTCTAAAAGAAGAAATCAAAAAACAGCTTAATTTACTGGGTAAAGAGGTAAAAGTAATGCTGAAATTGTCTCTCCCGACTGTGAATGATTTTTACAAAGAACTAATGTCAGATCCGCATGTGGTGCGTGTTGTAGCATTGTCCGGCGGATACGGTCAGGATGAAGCCAATGATAAACTTTCGCAAAACCACGGATTGATTGCCAGTTTCTCGCGAGCATTGTCTGAAGGTCTTTCAGCAGGTCAGTCTGATGCTGATTTTAATACTAAACTGGGCAAAACCATCAAAGAAATTTATGCAGCTTCGATCACATAA
- the hemC gene encoding hydroxymethylbilane synthase — MAEKTIRIGTRDSELALWQAHTVEKKLNDLGHKTEIVAVKSTGDIILDKPLYELGITGIFTKTLDIAMINGSIDIAVHSMKDVPTALPKGIVQAAVLERANVLDILVHKGNPDFANPSTIATGSLRRQAQWFNKYPNHTVVDLRGNVNTRMQKLEDNNWDGAVFAAAGLERINLKPGNFIDLDWMIPAPAQGAMLVVAMENDNYTLDALSQLNHIETEICTYIERQFLRTLEGGCTAPIGALVKYNEDEDTLHFQGVLLSVDGKQKLEIDKTVDIAEWKKLGFFAAQEILNNGGAELMASIKESLKK; from the coding sequence ATGGCTGAAAAAACAATTAGAATTGGAACTCGCGATAGCGAACTAGCACTTTGGCAAGCACATACTGTCGAAAAAAAACTAAATGATTTGGGTCATAAAACCGAAATTGTTGCGGTAAAATCTACAGGTGATATTATTCTTGACAAACCGCTTTACGAACTCGGAATCACCGGAATTTTCACTAAAACTTTAGATATTGCTATGATTAATGGCAGTATTGATATTGCGGTTCATTCTATGAAAGATGTTCCAACAGCTTTACCAAAAGGAATTGTTCAGGCGGCAGTTTTAGAAAGAGCTAATGTTTTGGATATCTTAGTTCATAAAGGAAATCCTGATTTCGCAAATCCAAGTACGATTGCAACCGGAAGTTTACGTCGTCAGGCGCAATGGTTTAACAAATATCCTAATCATACGGTGGTTGATTTACGTGGAAACGTAAATACGCGTATGCAAAAATTAGAAGACAATAACTGGGATGGAGCTGTTTTTGCTGCTGCAGGATTGGAGCGCATTAACCTAAAACCAGGAAACTTTATAGATTTAGATTGGATGATTCCGGCACCTGCACAAGGCGCAATGCTAGTTGTAGCAATGGAGAACGACAATTATACGCTGGATGCACTTTCGCAATTGAATCATATCGAAACGGAGATTTGTACCTATATTGAACGTCAGTTTTTAAGAACGCTGGAAGGCGGTTGTACGGCGCCAATTGGAGCTTTGGTAAAATATAATGAAGACGAAGACACATTGCATTTTCAAGGCGTTTTACTTTCGGTTGATGGAAAGCAAAAATTAGAAATCGATAAAACGGTTGATATTGCCGAATGGAAAAAACTAGGTTTCTTTGCTGCTCAGGAAATTTTAAACAATGGCGGAGCGGAATTGATGGCATCTATTAAAGAATCTTTAAAAAAATAA
- a CDS encoding uroporphyrinogen-III synthase produces the protein MAKSIQILSTKKLPGEQKQALVKANIEVTESDFIQTQNKPFELKDINENLIFTSQNAVHSVLADPKSEQLKSKNVFCVGLKTKILLSESGFNVVAYTGYAADLAEIITLIYRTESYTFFSGNLRRETLPQALKEADVKFNEIQVYDTSLTPQKIKTAVDGILFFSPSGVESYLKDNTIKKEKCFCIGETTAEALHKITKNIIIADQPTVEDVIEDVIAEYSNKL, from the coding sequence ATGGCAAAATCAATTCAAATATTATCTACAAAAAAGCTGCCGGGCGAACAAAAACAAGCATTGGTAAAAGCCAATATTGAAGTAACCGAATCTGATTTTATTCAAACCCAAAACAAACCTTTCGAACTTAAAGATATCAACGAGAATCTGATTTTCACGAGTCAGAATGCGGTTCACAGTGTTTTAGCTGATCCAAAATCTGAACAACTGAAAAGTAAAAATGTATTTTGCGTAGGCTTAAAAACCAAAATTCTTTTATCAGAAAGCGGATTCAATGTTGTTGCGTATACCGGTTACGCAGCAGATTTAGCAGAAATCATCACTTTGATTTACCGTACTGAAAGTTATACTTTTTTTAGCGGAAACCTTCGTAGAGAAACTTTACCACAAGCTCTAAAAGAGGCTGATGTGAAGTTTAATGAAATTCAGGTTTATGATACTTCATTAACGCCTCAGAAAATAAAAACTGCTGTTGACGGGATCTTATTTTTTAGTCCTTCCGGAGTTGAAAGTTATCTGAAAGACAACACGATCAAGAAAGAAAAGTGCTTTTGTATTGGAGAAACCACTGCAGAAGCTTTACATAAAATTACAAAAAACATCATCATTGCAGATCAGCCAACGGTTGAAGACGTCATCGAAGATGTAATTGCTGAATACAGCAATAAACTTTAA
- the hemA gene encoding glutamyl-tRNA reductase produces MENNNVPKHLYFYSVGLSYKKADAEVRGQFSLDAIAKTRLLEQAKEEGIESLIVTSTCNRTEIYGFAEHPFQLIKLICDNSNGSVDAFQKVGFVYKNQEAINHMFRVGTGLDSQILGDFEIISQIKTSFAHSKSMNLANAFLERLVNAVIQASKKIKNETEISSGATSVSFASVQYILKNVEDIGNKNILLFGTGKIGRNTCENLVKHTKNEHITLINRTKDKAEKLAGKLNLIVKDYSELHLELQKADVVVVATGAQNPTVDKAILNLKKPLLILDLSIPKNVNENVEELEGVTLIHMDYLSQLTDETLENRKLHIPAAEAIIEEVKEEFVTWTKGRKFAPTINALKEKLNAIKVSELDFQSRKIADFNEAQAEIISNRIIQKITTHFANHLKDDDTMVDESIEWIEKVFKIKAS; encoded by the coding sequence GCTGAGGTAAGAGGTCAATTTAGTTTGGATGCAATTGCAAAAACGCGTTTGCTGGAACAGGCTAAAGAAGAAGGAATTGAAAGTTTGATTGTCACTTCGACTTGTAACAGAACCGAAATCTACGGTTTTGCAGAACATCCATTTCAATTGATAAAACTAATTTGTGATAACAGCAACGGTTCTGTTGATGCTTTTCAGAAAGTTGGTTTTGTTTACAAAAATCAGGAAGCCATTAATCATATGTTTCGTGTAGGAACTGGTTTAGACAGTCAGATTCTAGGCGATTTTGAGATTATTTCTCAAATTAAAACCAGTTTTGCGCATTCTAAATCTATGAATTTAGCGAATGCTTTCTTAGAAAGATTGGTAAACGCGGTAATTCAGGCGAGTAAAAAAATCAAAAACGAAACTGAAATTAGTTCAGGCGCAACATCAGTTTCTTTTGCATCGGTACAATACATTCTTAAAAATGTAGAAGATATCGGTAATAAAAATATTTTACTTTTTGGAACAGGAAAAATCGGAAGAAATACTTGCGAAAATCTTGTAAAACATACCAAAAACGAACATATTACTTTAATTAACCGAACTAAAGACAAAGCTGAGAAATTAGCCGGAAAACTAAATTTGATTGTTAAAGATTATTCGGAGTTACACTTAGAACTTCAAAAAGCGGATGTAGTGGTTGTCGCTACAGGTGCTCAAAACCCAACGGTTGACAAAGCCATTTTGAATCTAAAAAAACCTTTATTGATTTTAGATTTATCGATTCCAAAAAACGTAAATGAAAACGTAGAGGAATTAGAAGGTGTAACGTTGATTCACATGGATTATTTGTCTCAACTGACAGATGAAACTCTGGAAAACAGAAAACTACACATTCCGGCTGCCGAAGCAATTATCGAAGAAGTAAAAGAGGAATTTGTTACCTGGACAAAAGGAAGAAAATTTGCTCCAACTATAAATGCTTTAAAAGAAAAGCTGAACGCTATTAAAGTTTCGGAATTAGACTTTCAAAGCAGAAAAATTGCAGATTTTAATGAAGCTCAGGCTGAAATCATCAGCAACAGAATCATCCAGAAAATCACCACTCATTTTGCCAATCACTTAAAAGACGACGATACCATGGTCGATGAAAGCATCGAATGGATCGAAAAAGTCTTTAAAATAAAAGCATCTTAA
- the hemE gene encoding uroporphyrinogen decarboxylase, with amino-acid sequence MLKNDLFLKALKGETVQRPPVWMMRQAGRYLPEFIALRDKYDFFTRCQTPELAAEITVQPIRRIAPDAAILFSDILVVPQAMGIEVLMKENFGPFVPNPIRSMADVHRVYVPDIQETLGYVMDAIKLTKEMLNDEVPLIGFAGSPWTIFCYAVEGKGSKSFDTAKGFAFSNPAAAHTLLQKITDTTILYLKEKVKAGVDAVQIFDSWGGMLSPVDYQEFSWKYINQIVEALADHAPVIVFGKGCWFALGEMGKSRASALGVDWTCSPRNARYLSGGNITLQGNFDPSRLLSPIPTIKKMVHQMIDEFGKDKYVVNLGHGILPNIPVDHAKAFIDAVKEYGN; translated from the coding sequence ATGTTAAAAAACGACCTATTTTTAAAAGCATTAAAAGGAGAAACTGTTCAACGTCCGCCAGTATGGATGATGCGTCAAGCCGGAAGATATTTACCGGAATTCATCGCTTTACGTGATAAATATGATTTTTTCACAAGATGTCAAACTCCTGAATTGGCTGCAGAAATCACAGTTCAGCCTATTCGCAGAATTGCACCGGATGCAGCGATTTTATTCTCAGATATTTTGGTTGTTCCGCAAGCAATGGGAATCGAAGTTTTGATGAAAGAGAATTTTGGTCCGTTTGTACCAAATCCAATTCGTTCAATGGCTGATGTTCACAGAGTTTATGTTCCGGACATTCAGGAAACTTTAGGTTATGTAATGGATGCCATTAAATTGACTAAAGAAATGCTGAACGACGAAGTACCATTAATTGGTTTCGCTGGTTCGCCCTGGACCATTTTCTGTTATGCTGTTGAAGGAAAAGGTTCTAAAAGTTTTGATACTGCAAAAGGTTTCGCTTTCTCAAACCCTGCAGCGGCACATACATTATTACAAAAAATTACAGATACTACTATTTTATATCTTAAAGAAAAAGTAAAAGCGGGAGTTGATGCCGTTCAGATTTTTGATTCTTGGGGAGGAATGCTTTCTCCGGTTGATTATCAGGAATTTTCATGGAAATACATCAATCAAATCGTTGAGGCTTTGGCAGATCACGCTCCGGTAATTGTTTTCGGAAAAGGATGTTGGTTTGCTCTTGGCGAAATGGGTAAAAGTAGAGCTTCGGCACTTGGTGTAGACTGGACTTGTTCGCCTAGAAATGCGCGTTATTTGTCTGGTGGAAACATTACTTTACAAGGAAATTTTGATCCGTCAAGATTGCTTTCTCCAATTCCTACCATTAAAAAAATGGTTCACCAAATGATTGACGAGTTCGGAAAAGATAAATATGTTGTAAATTTAGGTCACGGAATTTTACCAAATATCCCTGTAGACCACGCAAAAGCGTTTATTGACGCGGTTAAGGAATACGGGAACTAA
- a CDS encoding DUF4421 family protein — protein MNLKLIYIVFFGSVFGCFAQNDSLQNPYFKSYNDNITTSIYYLDTSNSFQIASGAQNSETFLNLTPNRREQIGFNLNYKIIDISLGFAPKFLGGNKGDSKSKHFNFNTRFYYKKWMQSFTYINQKGFYISDDNITAQLPNMRTMKIGGSTSYVFNDKFSFKTLVSQNEWQTKSSGSFIPTFSFYYTNIDLNTLDTPPGDIYVFTLAPSYFYNFVISNRVLIGAGVALGVGINDINGDTSALYQGDFNLKLAYNNDRFFAFASMNATSFAQDDKVSPRLNDNIVTLKLSAGYRFDPPKKVKEVYDKVNQKIGL, from the coding sequence ATGAATCTAAAACTGATTTATATAGTATTCTTTGGAAGCGTTTTTGGGTGTTTTGCCCAAAACGATTCGCTGCAAAATCCCTATTTCAAATCGTACAATGATAATATTACCACCAGTATTTATTATTTAGACACTTCTAATAGTTTTCAGATTGCTTCAGGAGCTCAAAATTCAGAAACATTTCTTAATCTTACTCCCAATAGAAGAGAACAGATTGGTTTTAATCTAAACTATAAAATCATTGATATCTCTCTTGGTTTTGCACCAAAATTTCTTGGTGGCAACAAAGGCGATTCAAAATCCAAGCATTTTAATTTCAATACCCGTTTTTATTATAAAAAATGGATGCAGTCGTTTACTTACATCAATCAAAAAGGGTTTTATATCAGTGATGATAATATAACGGCACAATTACCGAATATGCGTACTATGAAAATTGGCGGTTCAACGTCGTATGTTTTCAATGATAAATTCTCTTTTAAAACATTGGTGAGCCAAAACGAATGGCAAACCAAAAGTTCCGGAAGTTTTATTCCAACTTTTTCATTTTACTATACCAATATAGACTTAAACACTCTCGATACACCACCCGGAGACATTTATGTTTTTACTTTAGCTCCATCCTATTTCTATAATTTTGTAATTAGTAATAGGGTTTTAATTGGTGCCGGAGTTGCTTTAGGTGTTGGAATTAATGACATCAACGGAGACACATCTGCTTTATATCAAGGTGATTTCAATTTAAAACTGGCGTATAATAACGATCGTTTCTTTGCTTTTGCAAGTATGAATGCTACAAGTTTTGCTCAGGACGATAAGGTCAGTCCGCGATTGAATGATAATATTGTTACTTTAAAACTTTCTGCAGGTTACCGATTTGATCCGCCAAAAAAAGTAAAAGAGGTTTACGATAAAGTAAATCAGAAAATAGGTTTGTAA
- the hemF gene encoding oxygen-dependent coproporphyrinogen oxidase, with protein MKDKFYAYIQKLQDQICAGLEAVDGTTKFREDLWKRPEGGGGRTRVIENGNVFEKGGVNISAVHGKLPEAMQKMFGVGEADFFACGLSLVLHPKNPMTPTVHANWRYFEMYDEQGKVIEQWFGGGQDLTPYYLFEEDAKHFHQTCKTACDKHNPEFYPKYKKQCDTYFWNAHRNEARGIGGLFFDYCKANEQMSMEDWFSFVTEVGDSFLEAYVPIVERRKNLEYTPENRNWQEIRRGRYVEFNLVHDKGTLFGLKTNGRIESILMSLPPHVQWVYDHHAEAGSDEEKLVNVLENPVDWI; from the coding sequence ATGAAAGATAAATTTTACGCATACATACAAAAGTTACAAGACCAGATTTGTGCCGGATTAGAAGCTGTTGACGGAACTACAAAATTCCGTGAAGATCTTTGGAAACGCCCGGAAGGTGGTGGCGGAAGAACTCGCGTTATTGAAAACGGAAATGTTTTTGAAAAAGGCGGTGTCAACATTTCGGCCGTTCACGGAAAATTACCGGAAGCCATGCAAAAAATGTTTGGTGTTGGCGAAGCTGATTTTTTTGCCTGCGGATTAAGTTTGGTTTTACACCCAAAGAATCCAATGACGCCAACCGTTCATGCCAATTGGCGTTATTTTGAAATGTATGACGAACAAGGAAAAGTAATCGAACAATGGTTTGGTGGCGGACAGGATTTAACGCCTTATTATTTGTTTGAAGAAGATGCCAAACACTTTCATCAAACCTGTAAAACAGCTTGCGACAAACACAATCCGGAGTTTTATCCAAAATATAAAAAACAATGCGACACTTATTTCTGGAATGCGCATAGAAACGAAGCCCGCGGAATTGGCGGTTTATTCTTTGATTATTGCAAAGCAAATGAACAAATGTCGATGGAAGACTGGTTCAGTTTTGTAACCGAAGTTGGCGATAGTTTCCTAGAAGCTTATGTTCCGATTGTAGAAAGAAGAAAAAACCTGGAATATACTCCTGAAAACAGAAACTGGCAGGAAATCCGTCGAGGGCGTTATGTTGAATTTAATCTGGTTCACGACAAAGGCACTTTATTCGGTTTAAAAACCAACGGAAGAATCGAAAGTATTTTGATGAGTTTACCTCCGCACGTGCAATGGGTTTACGATCATCATGCAGAAGCAGGAAGTGATGAAGAAAAATTAGTGAATGTGTTAGAAAATCCTGTTGACTGGATTTAA